GCGGCCATCGCGGTCCTCGACCCGGCGCCAGATATTGTCGCGATCTTCGGCAATGACCTTCAGGGGAAGACCTTCGCGGCGAAATTCATAGGCAACCGGATAGTCAAATGATGGACCGAACCGCGCGAGGACCTCATCCTTTTTCAAGGCCACAAAACGGGGGACCGGGAGACCGGAGGGACCGATCACGACATTGGCCGTGCTGGTCGTGTTCGTCGTCAACGCGCTGCCGGCCGAGGCGTGGGTCATCAGGCCGAAGGCGGTGCCGAGGGAAAGGATGGCGGCGGTGATTGTGAACCGCAATTGCATGCTTAAAGCCCTCACTCATAATGGTTTATCCAATATGAATGGGCCGGTTTCGTTAAAAGGAGCTTAATGCGGCCTACAGATTGTCCGCAGGCCAATTAACGGCCCGGTAAGACCGGTTAATGAGATATTAATCGTTCTTGGGAAGGCCGGCCAGTGCCCGCGCCGCGTCATCATCAGTGCGCCGCGCTTCGGCCTCCAGCATGATCGGGATGCCGCTGCGAATTGGATAGGCCAGATGCGCCTTGTCGGATATGAGCTCCTGCGCCTCAGCATCGTACCGCAGGGGTGCGCGCGTGACAGGACAGACAAGAAGGGTCAGCAGAGCGGGGTCGACGTGATGTTCCATGATGTCACTGTAGCGTACCGGTTCGCTCATCGCCATTGTCTTGAGGATCTGCCGCAAGCGCAAATTCCATCAGCGCGATCAGCGTGCGGGCGCGGTCCACGAGCGTATCCGCCTCCAGCAGGGCCTGAAGCTCGCTGGCGTCAAAGGGGCAGCTCATGGAGACGGAATTGACGATCGTTTCAGCCGAGGCCCCTTCGATCGATTCCCAATCCACCTTCATGCCCACTTCGTTCAGATAGTCGACCAGAAGCTCAATGATCCGCTCCCGCATGACGGGGTGTTCTTCGGCATTCTCGACAAGGTCGGCGACGTAGGGGCTGAAATCCACGTCCGCCATGCGAAAGCCGCCATCAACAACATCTTCGCTGCGCAACCGGAAACGGCTGACCCCGGTGAGCGTAATCAGATAGCGGCCATCACTCGTTTCGGAGAAGGAACAGATGCGCCCGGCACAGCCGATCTCGTAAAGATCAGGATTATACTCATCGCCACCGCGTGGGCGGATAAGGCCGATCATGCGGCCGTGGCCCAGCGCGTAGTCGGTCATGGCGAGATAGCGCGGCTCGAAAATGTTCAGCGGCAGGCGACCGCGCGGCAGCAGCACAGCGCCCGACAACGGGAACAGTGGCAAGGTGTCGGGAAGGTCAGGCATGGTGGGGTAAGCAAGATCAACAGTCATCGGTGCCACGTCCTTTTCAGCGGACCGATGAGCGGGGCTGTCGCCCCGCCACGGCCCGATCAGGCAAACAAAATGGACGACAGCCGACGCCGACCGGCTTTCACCGCAGCATGGCTCGCGCCCAAAGCTTCAAAAACCGTGAGCAGGCGCGCTCTCGCGGCCGCATCGTTCCAGTCTTTGTCCAGCTCTATTGACTGAAGTAGGGTGTCGACGGCGTTTTCCATCTGGCCAGCGTCAATTTGTGCCTCGCCAAGGGCAAAAAAGGCGGCGGGATCAGTGGGGTTCTGCTCCGCGAAGGCTTTTTTCTCCTGCACGATGCTGTCATCTGCCGATCCGTCACCCAGCGACAGCTGGGCGTTCAGGCGCGCGACGGCGGGATGGCTCTCGTGGCCCGGCGGAATCATTTCGGCCATCTGCTCGGCCTGCTCCCGGCTACCGATCGACAGAAAACAGCTGGCCATGCCTGCGAGCGCTGCCACATGTTCGGTGCTCGACGGGTCATTGCCCTCGGCGATGGCCGAATAAAGCTGCATGGCAGTCTTCAGGTCTCCATCCACCGCGGCCTGATCGGCGACGGCGAGCATCTCTTTGGCGTCTGGCTGGTCACCGGCCGGGCCACCCAGACCCATTTGCGCAGCCTGTTTCAGAATGCGGTCGATGAACTCCTTGACCTGGCTCTCGGGCAGCGCGCCCTGGAAGCCGTCAATTGGCTGTCCGCCGACAAACGCCATGACCGTCGGCAGGGACTGGATGCGCAGCTGCTGGGCCAGCATCTGGTTCTTGTCGGTGTCGACCTTCACCATTTTGACCTTGCCGCCCAAGGCCTTCACCTGGCCTTCCAGTATGGGGCCGAGCTGACGGCATGGACCGCACCAGCTGGCCCAGAAATCGACGATGACAGGCACTTCCATCGAGGCCTGCATCACATCGTTCTGGAACGTCTCGATCGTGGCGTCCTTGATAAGGTCTACGGGTGCGGGATTTCCGCCGATAATTTCTGTCATATGCGTTCCTGAGCCTGGTCACTTGCTGTTGAGGGCTACATGGCTTCGCTAGCGCAGGGACGCAAGCGGTGCAGCATTACGCGGTGGCGACGGAGAGGATATGAGGAACACTGTGGTGCTCCGTGATAAACGCGACAAGAGCATCGGGCGCCAGGCTGACAGACGCCGTGTTTCGCAAGGGATGGCACCAGAGGGGCGGATGCTCAAACAGTTGCTCATCCAAAACGACATTGGCGATGAGATGGTTTTCATCCCGGGGCAGGGCCAGCGGGGTCGCATTGCCGGGTGTTACGCCCAGACTGTCCATCAGTCTGTCGGGCGCCGCGAAGGAGAGCCGTCCGGTCGCATCCAGAGACCGCGCGACACCTTTCAGATTCACCCGGCAGGCACCGGTCGCCACGATCAGGGTCATGCAGCCCGCCTTGTCCTCGACCAGCAGACTTTTGGTCTGACTGCCCTCCAGCGCTCCGCGCAGGTCTGCGCTGTCGGCGACACGGTGGGTGGGTGGGTGCTCGATTTTGGTCCAGGCGGCGCCATGAGCGATAAACCAGTTTTCCAGGTCGGATTCGGTCACGGGATCCCCTTTGCGGGACGCACATAAAATTCTGCGGTGGCCCCGCATTTTACGCTTGCCAATACAACGATGTTGCTCTTTAAGGCGACTTCGCCGTCACGTTAAGTGACATGAGCGGGCGTAGCTCAGGGGTAGAGCATCACCTTGCCAAGGTGAGGGTCGGGCGTTCGAATCGCCTCGCCCGCTCCATTTTCAAAAGACTGATTGTTTGACAGGCCGTCCACCCCGACGGCTGGCGCCGGGCATCCAGACAGCTCCTCAAACCGCTATCCTGTTCATTTTTATCGGCCGATAAGAGCGGCTGTTAAGGGTTTGTCTCTAGGTTGATATTTTCGGCCAAGGGAGACGAACTGTCCGTGCAGACCTCAAACGATCCGTTGCAACTGCCGTCCGCTACCATGCCGTTGGCGGAGCTTCTGGGGGCATTGAGCTACGCGCTGGATCTGACCGAGGGGCAACCCGAAGGTCATTGCCTTCGCACCACGTGGATCGGTACCCGAATTGGCGAGATGATCGGTCTGCCCAAGGAGGCCATGACTGACCTCTACTACACCCTCCTAATCAAGGATGTGGGGTGCAGCAGCAATGCGGCGCGAATCGCACAACTCTATCAGTCCGACGACCGCGCTTTCAAACATGGCTACAAGATCGCCGGCACTGGCCTGCCGTCAATGCTAAGCTTTCTGCTGGATCACACGGGCGTCGGGCGCGACCTGCCAGCGCGCTTCAAGGCGCTAGCGACGATCCTGACACAGAGCAAGTCCATTTCCACCGACTTGATACAGACGCGCTGCACGCGTGGCGCGGCAATTGCGCGTGATCTTCGGTTCTCTGAAGATGTAGCGCGCGGTATTCGTGAGCTCGATGAGCACTGGAATGGCGGTGGGCTGCCAAATGGTCTTCAGGGGGCGGAGATTTCCATCTACTCCCGTATCGCGCTTCTGTCGCAGGTGATTGAAGTCTTTCATTTCGCAGCGGGACGAGATGCCGCTCTCGAAGAGATCGCTGCCCGGCGCGGCAAATGGTTTGACCCAATGCTGGTGGACGCATTCGAGAGCGTCGCCGCCGATCCATCATTCTGGGACATGCTGGCAAGCCCGAACGTCGAAGACTTGGTGATGACGCTGGATGCAGCCCAGATCGACGTGGTTGTTGATGATGACTTCTTTGATGATATCACGCGGGCCTTTGGCAGCGTCGTCGATGCAAAAAGTCCTTATACCGCAGGACACAGCGACCGGGTCTGTCTTTATGCTGACCAGATTGCTGAAACTCTTGGCATGGAGACGGAAGAGCGTCGATGGCTTCGCCGCGCAGCGCTCCTCCATGATGTGGGCAAGCTCGGGGTCAGCAACACCATTCTTGATAAGCCCGGCCAGCTCGATGAGGGCGAATGGGAGGTAATGCGTGACCATGCCATGTATTCAGAAAAAATTCTCTCGCATATTTCCGCTTTCGGACGACTGGCCTTCATCGCTGCTGCGCACCACGAAAAGCTTGACGGAACCGGCTATCCGCGCCGCCTGAAGGGTGATCAAATACCGCTTGAAACCCGCATCATCACCATTGCCGATTTCTTTGATGCCCTCACAGCAGATCGTCCGTACAGGGATGCGATGCCGATCGACAAGGCGCTGGCGATCATCGAAAGCGAAGTTGGATCATCGGTCGACCCGATCTGCTATCAGGCTCTTTGCGTTTCGGTCGTGCCGCGGCTTCGGGCCGAACGGTTCTGCCGTACGAGTACGGTGCCCGCTCGCGCTACAGTCGGCTGAGCTTCCGCGCCAACGCAGCCCGGATCTGCCGCTGTGCCTCGCTGTCGAGCTCGCCCAGAATGCCCCGGCGCTCTTCCGGCAAGTGAGCTGCCGGTTCGCCGTTTTCCTTGAAGACATAATGGTCGAACATCTTCTTCCACGCCCGGCGATGCGCGGGCGGCAGGGACTGAAGCGTCAGCAGCGCATGCATCAGCACGTCCCGCGGCATGCCGTGGGCATTTGATGGCGGCGTCCACCAATAATTGATCAGGATATTGAACGCGTCGAGCGAGCGGACCTGATGCCACCACAGATAGGGGATGTAGATCGCGTCGCCAGGCTCAAGTTCCGCCGTCATGGCGGCGGCCATGGCGTCGGGGAAACGCGGAAAGGCTTCAAGGTCGGGATTATCAAAGTCCACAAGGCTGATTGCAGCGCCGGCGGGGGTCAGTTCCTCGGGCCCCACATACAGATTGCTGACCTGTTCTGGTGGGAAGAGCGTGAAGCGGCGGCGACCCACCCCGACACAGGCGATGTTTTCCGACGGGTCGTAGTGGGCAGCAATCGTGACCCGGTTGCCGATCCAGATGCGTGCTTCGATCTCCGGCGAAAGCAGCGGGTTTTGGTTCTCATCCATGAACCCGGGCAGGGCGCCGCGCGTCGGCACAGACTGTACGGCGAGGCTGGCGGGGTCGCCATGGCTCTCGGCGTCAAGAAGGTATTCCAGGCTCTCGCGCAGGGGCGATTTGCCGAATTTGAAGTTCAGGCCACTGAAATCCTCATTGTAGAAGAACCGGCCCTTGGCTGAGGGCGGCGCGATGGCCGTGCTGAACCCGTATCCCCGATCAAAGCCCTGCAGGTAGCTGGCTGCATCGTTCGGTGATCGCTTCGCGGCGCGGACGAGCGGCCACTCGGCGACCAGTCCCCGTATCACAACGGGTTCTGATGTCGGAAGGATCTCGTTTTCAAAAACGGCCGGCGTGATATCGGATCGTTCGGGAATCGGCGTGCAGGACTGTTTCATGGGCGGTGGTCTCGCGCTGTCCAACCATGGCGTCAACTGCCCGCCGCTAGGACTCGCAACGGATGCCTATGGTGCGGCGCACAATACAGTGGCAAGATATGTCAATTATAGATAGTTTCCCGACCAACTGTTGTGCAGTGCAACCCAAATGTTCGCGCCGCTGAAACAGTTTCATGTGGCTTACTTGCCGCACCATTTTCAAAAAAACCTCACAGCAACGTCTGGTACCGGTAACATCGTATAAAATGATCTCTTAGTGGCCGCTTGCCATCTTGCTCTTGAGTGCGCGCTGAGTATCGTCGCCGACTGAACTGTCAGCGCTATCCGCTTGATGACATCGTTTCCATTTGGTTAGCGATTTTGATTTAAATCGGCATGCGTAATGCAGGAACTTTAATATCGGGGCCGACGGCAAGACTGCCGGTTGATCCTGACACGACCGGACCGGCAGCATAATCGCTGGTCCAGACTTTAAGAGCCAAGGGAGGCGGCACTAATGAAACGATCCACCACAGGATTTGGTGAAACGAAGGCTTGGGCCTTGAGTGGGGCTTCGGCTCTGGTACTCGGGCTGGTCGGCGTTCCCCTGACTGCAACACAGGCAATGGCGCAGGACGACGTTGATGAAATCAGCGACGAAGAAGTTGATTCCGGCGATACCATTGTTGTTACAGGCACTCGCTCTGCTTTGAAGTCCGCACAGGACCTGAAGCGCGACGCTGACACGATTGTTGAATCCATCACCGCGACGGACATCGGGGCCTTCCCGGACAAGTCGGTTGCTGAAGCGCTGCAGCGCGTTGCCGGTATCACGGTCAACCGCTTTGCCGCTTCGTCTGACACGGCTCACTTCTCTGCCGAACCATCGGGCGTTATCGTCCGCGGCCTGAACCAGGTCCGTTCGGAATTCAACGGTCGCGACACGTTCTCGGCGAACTCTTCGCGCGGTCTGTCATGGGGGGACGTTTCCCCTGAGCTGATGGCTGGCGTTGACACGTACAAGAACCAGATGGCTGAGCTGATCGAAGGCGGTATCGCCGGTACGATCAACCTGCGTACACGGACTCCTTTTGATCAGGCTGGCCAGCTGTTCGCTGTTTCCGCCAACCTGAACTATGGCGACAAATCAGACGTCATCACCCCTGAAATCTCCGGCATTTATTCCAACCGCTGGATGACTGAAATGGGTGAGTTCGGCTTCATGGCCAACTACGCCTATTCCGACGTGACGACGAAATCGCTCGGCGTTCAGGAATACCGGATGAACCGCATCGAAGCTGGTGCATTCCCTCAGTATGACGGCGTTACTTTCTTCCCTGCAGCGATCAACTATCGTGACAACACGTATGATCGCACACGGAACGGCATGGCTTTGTCCGGCCAGTGGCGCAGCAATGATGACAGCCTGCTGATCACGACACAGTTCAACCGGTCTGTCTATGAGAACAGCTGGGAAGAATATGTTGTTCAGGCTCAGTTCGCTGACCTTTCATACGGCGAATCCGTTTTCTACGAAGTGCCGAACATGGTGCCAGCACCGACGGACGACGATCCGGATGCAATGGCTCCGAACCTTCTGATTCCTCGTCCCGCTCCGGGCACGCCAGATTTTACGTTCAACGAGCAGGGTCTCTTCCAGACCGGCTACCTGACGACCGACATCGGTTGGTGGGGTAACAACAACGACGAATCTGCCAACTTTGCCCGCAATGGTCAGGGCCAGAACCTCGTTGACGCCTGTTACGGGTGGAATGGTTGTGAGCCTGCTCGTCGCTCGCCAGAAATGAACACGGTCACGCGGTCCAACAATAACCGCAACATGACTCAAGACGTCAGCTTGAATGCCAAGTGGACGCCTAACGACAAATGGCGTTTCAACTTCGACATCCAACACGTGGAGTCTGAAGTCGAAAACTATGACATCGAAGTCAGCATCAACTCTTTTGCTGATCTCTATGTCGATCTGACGGGCAAGTACCCATCAATCGCGCTGGGTAATGACCCGCTGAACGTGAATCTGTCGCCAGGTGGCTTGGGCAATGCTCAGAACTACTACCTCAAGCACATCATGGATCACGTTGAGGACAGTAAAGGTACCCAGGACGCGTTCCGCGCTGACGTAGAGTATCTCGTCGACGGCGGCTGGCTCACCTCGATCAAAGCGGGCGCCCGTTACGCCAAGCGCGATCAGGAAGTTCGCTGGAGCGGTTATAACTGGCAGAACGTGGCCAACGTCTGGACCGAAGATGCTGAGTATTTCAACATCACCCAGACCGATTCGCCATGCGCTAGCGATCCATCGCTGCCAGGCTGTAATGGACAGGCCTTTACGGGCTACCCTGCTGGCGTGACACAAGGCCGGGCGATGGGCGATCACTTCGCCAACTTCTCGCCTAACGAATTTGTGTTCATGGACATCAACCTTCTGCAGGATCAGGAAGGCTTCGCCGCCGGATTCGGCGCCGACGCTCTCGGGTTCACAGGTGGTGTGGGCTGGAACAGCATCTGCTCCAACTCGGGCGACCGCGCGGAAGAAATTCCAGGCACGTGCTTTACACCGGCAGAAACCGTTGACCTGACCGAAGAAACCGAAGCGCTGTACCTGCAGTTCAACTACGGTGGTCCGGACGCTGAAATCTTCGGCTTCCCTGTCTCCGGTAACGTCGGTCTGCGTTATGTCCGTACAACCGACATCAGCAGCGGTGGTATCAACGTTCCACTTCTGTCCGAGGAGTTCTTCATCGACCCGAACGGTCCTCGCACCGTTGACAACCTCGACTGCGAACTTCGCGAAACGACGGCACCAGGTGCGCCGCCACCAAACCCGCCAGGCACCACGCCTTGCTACATCACGCAAGACATCATTGATTTTGCGGATGGTACCGACCAGACGAGCGACACAGAAGCCAATCATGAAAACTGGCTGCCAAGCTTCAACATGAAGGTTGAGCTGTCAGATGAATGGCTGGTTCGGTTCGCTGCATCTCGTGCCATGTCCCGTCCGGACATTGGTAACCTGCGGAACTATCTGGGCTTCGGCGTCAGCCTTGCTGACCCGAACAACTCGAACGATCCACTCTGGATCAAGGATAGCAGCGGTACGATCATCGCAACGGATGCTCGCTATGCCGGTGGTGCCCAGAACCCGTTCCTGGCGCCTGTGATGGCAACCCAGTTCGACGTCTCTCTTGAGCGTTACTTTGCTGACGTTGGCTCGTTCAGCTTCGCGATGTTCTACAAAGAGTTCGAGGACTACATCCAGTTCGGTCGTTATGATCGCGAGATCACGAACAATGGCATCACGGAAACTGTTGAAGTCCGTGGTCCGCTGAACGGTGAAGGCGCGGCGATCAAAGGTTTCGAAGTATCGTACCAACGCTTCTTCGACTTCCTGCCAGAGCCATTTGATGGTCTTGGTGTGCAAGCGAACTATACGTTCGTTGATAACCAGGGCATCACCAACTCCAACGTTTCCAACGTTGGCGGTGAAGGCACCACTCAAACGGCTCAGTCTACGGACGTGATCCAGGTTGATCGTCTGGAAGGTCTGTCTGATCACTCCTACAACGTCGTCGGTATGTACGAGAAAGGTCCGTTCGCGGCTCGCTTGGCATACAACTGGCGGTCTGAGTATCTGACGACAGCGATCGACTGCTGTGTGGCATATGCCATCTGGACAGAAGATCAGGGCTTCCTCGATGGCTCGGTTCGCTACCGTCTCAACGACAACATGGAGCTCAGCCTCCAGGCGTCGAACCTGCTGAACACCGAAACGGTGCTGAGGCAGCAAGTTGAGGACGCAGACGATGGCGGCCTTCGCCTGCCAAACGCCTGGTTCCAGAACGACACGCGCGTGACCGCTGGTCTCCGTTTCAAGTTCTAAGAGCGACAGCTCAACACAAAGGGCGCCGTCACCTCTGGTGGCGGCGCTTTTTTTTATCGCGACTATCAGTCACCGGACATTCGCGGCTTGACCGTAGTTTTTTGACCGGGACATGCTAGAATTTACGAAATGATGTTGCGCCGGTTCCCCTCCCGAGCGCGCCGCCGCCACATTCGGAAATCGATTATTCATGACCAAACCCCTCAATATCGTGATTGTCGGCGGCGGGACTGCTGGCTGGATGACAGCCGCCGCGCTGGTCGGCATTGTGACCTCGAAAGCCGTCAATGTCCGACTGATCGAGTCCGATACGATCGGCACCGTCGGCGTCGGCGAGGCGACCCTGCCGAGCTTGGCAAAATTCAATGAACGTGTGGGTATTTTTGAACCCGAAATGATGAAAGCGTCGGCCGCGACCTTCAAATTGGGTATCGAATTTGCGGGCTGGCGGGGCGACGATTCCTCTTACATTCACCCCTTCGGGGCGCATGGCAAAAGCTTCGGCGGCGTCGATTTCCACCATCACTGGGTGCGTGCCGGGATGCCTGGTAATATTGAAGACTACAGCTATGCCATCCAAGCCGCTCGCGCGAGCCGATTTGATTTCCCGGCGGAAGATCCCGGCGCCGTCAACGCCACTTATGACTACGCCTACCATTTTGATGCTGGCTTATACGCGGCTTTCCTTCGCCGCTTTGCTGAGAAGCGCGGCCTGAGGCGAACCGAAGGCCGCATCATTGATGTCCAGCTGGATGCCGAAAGCGGCGATATCGCCTCGCTGAAACTGGAGAATGGCGAGGTAATCACCGGCGATCTCTTCGTCGACTGCTCCGGTTTCCGTTCCGTCCTCCTGGGGGAGGCACTGGGGTGCAAATATGAATCCTGGAAGCACTGGCTCCCTTGTGATCGGGCCGTCGCGATGGCGTGTACGTCAGATGGCCGGCCTGTACCGTATACCAAGGCGACGGCGCGTGCGGCCGGCTGGCAGTGGCGCATTCCGCTCCAGCACCGGACAGGCAACGGCTATGTCTATTCCAGCGATCATGCCAATGACGATATGGCACTCGACACTTTGTGCCGCCATCTTGACGGGGAACCGTTGGGCGATGCCAAGATCCTGTCCTTCGAAGCAGGGCGCCGCCAGTCCAGCTGGTACAAGAACTGCGTCGCCATCGGACTATCCAGCGGCTTCCTCGAGCCACTGGAATCGACATCGATCTATCTGGTCCAGATCGGCATCGTGAACCTGATCGATCTGTTGCCGGGCACTGGCAATAATGATGCTCTGAGAACGGAGTATAATCGGCAGGTCGACATGGAATATAGCCGGGTGCGCGATTTCCTCATCCTTCACTATCATGCCAATGGCCGGCACGGCGAGGCGCTGTGGGACCACTGTCGGCACATGGATATTCCCGACAGCCTGCAGGAGAAAATCGAGCTGTTTCGCCATCGCGGTGATATTGAACAGGCGAGTTTCGGCCTTTTCTCACCGCCGAGCTGGCTTGCTGTTTTTGCAGGGCAGGGGGTTGTGCCCCAAAACTACAATCGCCTCGC
This genomic stretch from Parvularcula sp. LCG005 harbors:
- a CDS encoding SH3 domain-containing protein, coding for MQLRFTITAAILSLGTAFGLMTHASAGSALTTNTTSTANVVIGPSGLPVPRFVALKKDEVLARFGPSFDYPVAYEFRREGLPLKVIAEDRDNIWRRVEDRDGRRMWIHRSMLSANEHVVVHVDDAVLRAAPDADAQGRAKLAKGVMARVESCDASWCRVRADNFRGWLPKEQLWGAGV
- a CDS encoding Trm112 family protein, whose product is MEHHVDPALLTLLVCPVTRAPLRYDAEAQELISDKAHLAYPIRSGIPIMLEAEARRTDDDAARALAGLPKND
- a CDS encoding LON peptidase substrate-binding domain-containing protein — translated: MTVDLAYPTMPDLPDTLPLFPLSGAVLLPRGRLPLNIFEPRYLAMTDYALGHGRMIGLIRPRGGDEYNPDLYEIGCAGRICSFSETSDGRYLITLTGVSRFRLRSEDVVDGGFRMADVDFSPYVADLVENAEEHPVMRERIIELLVDYLNEVGMKVDWESIEGASAETIVNSVSMSCPFDASELQALLEADTLVDRARTLIALMEFALAADPQDNGDERTGTLQ
- the trxA gene encoding thioredoxin; this encodes MTEIIGGNPAPVDLIKDATIETFQNDVMQASMEVPVIVDFWASWCGPCRQLGPILEGQVKALGGKVKMVKVDTDKNQMLAQQLRIQSLPTVMAFVGGQPIDGFQGALPESQVKEFIDRILKQAAQMGLGGPAGDQPDAKEMLAVADQAAVDGDLKTAMQLYSAIAEGNDPSSTEHVAALAGMASCFLSIGSREQAEQMAEMIPPGHESHPAVARLNAQLSLGDGSADDSIVQEKKAFAEQNPTDPAAFFALGEAQIDAGQMENAVDTLLQSIELDKDWNDAAARARLLTVFEALGASHAAVKAGRRRLSSILFA
- a CDS encoding YbaK/EbsC family protein, whose protein sequence is MTESDLENWFIAHGAAWTKIEHPPTHRVADSADLRGALEGSQTKSLLVEDKAGCMTLIVATGACRVNLKGVARSLDATGRLSFAAPDRLMDSLGVTPGNATPLALPRDENHLIANVVLDEQLFEHPPLWCHPLRNTASVSLAPDALVAFITEHHSVPHILSVATA
- a CDS encoding HD-GYP domain-containing protein yields the protein MPLAELLGALSYALDLTEGQPEGHCLRTTWIGTRIGEMIGLPKEAMTDLYYTLLIKDVGCSSNAARIAQLYQSDDRAFKHGYKIAGTGLPSMLSFLLDHTGVGRDLPARFKALATILTQSKSISTDLIQTRCTRGAAIARDLRFSEDVARGIRELDEHWNGGGLPNGLQGAEISIYSRIALLSQVIEVFHFAAGRDAALEEIAARRGKWFDPMLVDAFESVAADPSFWDMLASPNVEDLVMTLDAAQIDVVVDDDFFDDITRAFGSVVDAKSPYTAGHSDRVCLYADQIAETLGMETEERRWLRRAALLHDVGKLGVSNTILDKPGQLDEGEWEVMRDHAMYSEKILSHISAFGRLAFIAAAHHEKLDGTGYPRRLKGDQIPLETRIITIADFFDALTADRPYRDAMPIDKALAIIESEVGSSVDPICYQALCVSVVPRLRAERFCRTSTVPARATVG
- a CDS encoding cupin-like domain-containing protein translates to MKQSCTPIPERSDITPAVFENEILPTSEPVVIRGLVAEWPLVRAAKRSPNDAASYLQGFDRGYGFSTAIAPPSAKGRFFYNEDFSGLNFKFGKSPLRESLEYLLDAESHGDPASLAVQSVPTRGALPGFMDENQNPLLSPEIEARIWIGNRVTIAAHYDPSENIACVGVGRRRFTLFPPEQVSNLYVGPEELTPAGAAISLVDFDNPDLEAFPRFPDAMAAAMTAELEPGDAIYIPYLWWHQVRSLDAFNILINYWWTPPSNAHGMPRDVLMHALLTLQSLPPAHRRAWKKMFDHYVFKENGEPAAHLPEERRGILGELDSEAQRQIRAALARKLSRL
- a CDS encoding TonB-dependent receptor, with translation MKRSTTGFGETKAWALSGASALVLGLVGVPLTATQAMAQDDVDEISDEEVDSGDTIVVTGTRSALKSAQDLKRDADTIVESITATDIGAFPDKSVAEALQRVAGITVNRFAASSDTAHFSAEPSGVIVRGLNQVRSEFNGRDTFSANSSRGLSWGDVSPELMAGVDTYKNQMAELIEGGIAGTINLRTRTPFDQAGQLFAVSANLNYGDKSDVITPEISGIYSNRWMTEMGEFGFMANYAYSDVTTKSLGVQEYRMNRIEAGAFPQYDGVTFFPAAINYRDNTYDRTRNGMALSGQWRSNDDSLLITTQFNRSVYENSWEEYVVQAQFADLSYGESVFYEVPNMVPAPTDDDPDAMAPNLLIPRPAPGTPDFTFNEQGLFQTGYLTTDIGWWGNNNDESANFARNGQGQNLVDACYGWNGCEPARRSPEMNTVTRSNNNRNMTQDVSLNAKWTPNDKWRFNFDIQHVESEVENYDIEVSINSFADLYVDLTGKYPSIALGNDPLNVNLSPGGLGNAQNYYLKHIMDHVEDSKGTQDAFRADVEYLVDGGWLTSIKAGARYAKRDQEVRWSGYNWQNVANVWTEDAEYFNITQTDSPCASDPSLPGCNGQAFTGYPAGVTQGRAMGDHFANFSPNEFVFMDINLLQDQEGFAAGFGADALGFTGGVGWNSICSNSGDRAEEIPGTCFTPAETVDLTEETEALYLQFNYGGPDAEIFGFPVSGNVGLRYVRTTDISSGGINVPLLSEEFFIDPNGPRTVDNLDCELRETTAPGAPPPNPPGTTPCYITQDIIDFADGTDQTSDTEANHENWLPSFNMKVELSDEWLVRFAASRAMSRPDIGNLRNYLGFGVSLADPNNSNDPLWIKDSSGTIIATDARYAGGAQNPFLAPVMATQFDVSLERYFADVGSFSFAMFYKEFEDYIQFGRYDREITNNGITETVEVRGPLNGEGAAIKGFEVSYQRFFDFLPEPFDGLGVQANYTFVDNQGITNSNVSNVGGEGTTQTAQSTDVIQVDRLEGLSDHSYNVVGMYEKGPFAARLAYNWRSEYLTTAIDCCVAYAIWTEDQGFLDGSVRYRLNDNMELSLQASNLLNTETVLRQQVEDADDGGLRLPNAWFQNDTRVTAGLRFKF
- a CDS encoding tryptophan halogenase family protein, whose product is MTKPLNIVIVGGGTAGWMTAAALVGIVTSKAVNVRLIESDTIGTVGVGEATLPSLAKFNERVGIFEPEMMKASAATFKLGIEFAGWRGDDSSYIHPFGAHGKSFGGVDFHHHWVRAGMPGNIEDYSYAIQAARASRFDFPAEDPGAVNATYDYAYHFDAGLYAAFLRRFAEKRGLRRTEGRIIDVQLDAESGDIASLKLENGEVITGDLFVDCSGFRSVLLGEALGCKYESWKHWLPCDRAVAMACTSDGRPVPYTKATARAAGWQWRIPLQHRTGNGYVYSSDHANDDMALDTLCRHLDGEPLGDAKILSFEAGRRQSSWYKNCVAIGLSSGFLEPLESTSIYLVQIGIVNLIDLLPGTGNNDALRTEYNRQVDMEYSRVRDFLILHYHANGRHGEALWDHCRHMDIPDSLQEKIELFRHRGDIEQASFGLFSPPSWLAVFAGQGVVPQNYNRLADNLDRDNIDQKMDAYRQSIASRVKTMPEHSYFLADYCPSNVRAMAATKGGTA